The following are encoded in a window of Nitrospirota bacterium genomic DNA:
- a CDS encoding Gfo/Idh/MocA family oxidoreductase, with amino-acid sequence MINVGIIGCGKIADSHAEQIRRIEGCRIVGVCDREELMAKQLAERFHVERYFHDVRRFLDESRPTVVHITTPPQGHFALGKMCLEAGCHVYVEKPFAVNTAEAEELIGIATAKKLKITAGHDDQYSHAARRMRELIHQGYLGGSPVHMESYYCYDLGDQQYAKALLGDKQHWVRALPGTLMQNNISHGISRIAEFMPDDDPVVIANGFVSPLLRGMGELDIIDEVRVIISNDRNTTAYFTFSTQMRPTLRHFRIYGTRNGLMMDHDQQTLIKIKGSKHKSYLEKFIPLIDFSSQYAANFLKNMHSFLKMDFHMKSGMKFLIESFYRSIADNTEPPIPYREIILTSRIMDSIFNQISP; translated from the coding sequence ATGATTAATGTCGGCATCATCGGATGCGGAAAAATTGCTGATTCCCATGCTGAGCAGATCCGACGCATTGAAGGCTGCAGGATTGTCGGTGTCTGTGACCGGGAAGAGCTGATGGCCAAGCAGCTTGCTGAACGGTTTCATGTCGAGAGATACTTTCATGATGTTCGTCGTTTTCTGGACGAATCCAGGCCCACTGTTGTTCATATCACAACTCCACCTCAGGGTCACTTTGCTCTGGGGAAAATGTGCCTGGAGGCCGGTTGTCATGTATATGTAGAAAAGCCGTTCGCCGTCAATACGGCCGAGGCCGAGGAACTGATCGGGATCGCAACAGCCAAAAAACTGAAGATTACTGCAGGACACGACGATCAGTATTCGCATGCAGCACGACGGATGCGCGAATTGATACACCAGGGTTATCTGGGCGGGTCTCCCGTTCATATGGAAAGCTATTATTGCTACGATCTCGGCGATCAGCAATATGCAAAAGCCCTCCTGGGCGATAAACAGCATTGGGTAAGGGCCTTGCCCGGCACCTTGATGCAGAACAACATCAGCCATGGCATCAGCAGGATCGCGGAGTTCATGCCTGATGACGATCCTGTCGTGATTGCAAATGGTTTTGTGAGCCCCCTATTAAGAGGGATGGGCGAGTTAGACATTATTGATGAGGTGAGGGTCATTATCAGCAATGACCGCAACACAACGGCTTACTTTACGTTCTCAACACAGATGCGCCCGACTCTTCGCCATTTTAGGATATATGGCACACGGAATGGCCTTATGATGGACCATGACCAGCAAACGCTTATTAAAATCAAGGGATCGAAACACAAAAGTTATTTGGAAAAATTCATCCCGCTTATTGATTTCTCATCTCAGTATGCGGCTAACTTTCTTAAGAATATGCACAGTTTCCTGAAAATGGATTTTCACATGAAGTCCGGTATGAAATTCCTGATAGAATCATTCTATCGGTCTATTGCAGACAACACGGAACCA
- a CDS encoding NAD(P)-dependent oxidoreductase produces MTNSNFIVTYSDPILVTGSNGFIGSRVVDTLLDYGFLDLQCLVRPSSNLTSLQRVIESHQAAKVEVIKGNLLSQEDCNALTGRARIIYHLAAGRGDKSFANAYLNSVVTTKNLLVGASLHGALKRFVNISSFSVYSNWKLKRGGLLDETCDIETGPEARGEAYCYAKVRQEEIAVEYCKKFNFPYVILRPGVVYGPGNKGIHGRIGIGTFGIFLHLGGSNRIPLSYVDNCAEAIVRAGIVKGVDGEIFNVVDDDLPTSRKFLGIYKKNVADFRSVFVPYRIFYQFCHLWESYSKWSQVQLPPVFNRKMCSNYWKGNRYSNEKLKSLLQWKPKVGFKEAAMRYCEYQKACAVRK; encoded by the coding sequence ATGACAAATTCCAATTTTATAGTGACCTATTCAGATCCGATTCTTGTAACAGGTTCTAATGGTTTTATTGGTTCACGAGTGGTAGATACACTTCTGGATTACGGGTTTCTGGATTTGCAATGTCTTGTTCGTCCGTCGAGCAACTTGACATCGTTGCAGAGGGTTATTGAATCGCATCAGGCGGCTAAGGTCGAGGTGATCAAGGGTAATTTACTGTCTCAGGAAGACTGCAATGCCTTGACCGGGCGCGCTCGAATCATTTATCACCTGGCGGCAGGACGTGGAGACAAATCCTTTGCCAACGCGTACCTGAACAGCGTTGTGACGACAAAGAATCTTCTGGTCGGCGCTTCGCTCCATGGTGCACTCAAACGTTTTGTCAATATCAGCTCATTCTCAGTCTATTCAAATTGGAAATTAAAGCGTGGCGGACTACTCGATGAAACATGCGATATCGAGACCGGCCCAGAGGCCAGGGGCGAGGCCTATTGCTATGCAAAGGTCAGGCAAGAGGAGATAGCCGTAGAGTATTGTAAAAAGTTCAATTTCCCTTATGTAATCCTTCGGCCGGGAGTCGTGTACGGTCCCGGCAATAAAGGGATCCACGGACGAATTGGAATCGGAACTTTCGGTATTTTCCTTCATTTAGGAGGATCCAACAGAATCCCTTTATCTTATGTAGACAATTGCGCCGAGGCCATCGTACGTGCAGGTATAGTGAAAGGAGTTGACGGCGAGATTTTCAATGTAGTTGATGACGACCTCCCGACAAGCAGAAAATTTCTGGGCATTTACAAGAAGAATGTTGCGGATTTCAGGTCCGTTTTTGTTCCCTACAGGATATTTTACCAGTTCTGTCATCTCTGGGAGAGCTACTCAAAATGGTCGCAGGTACAGTTGCCACCAGTATTCAATCGAAAGATGTGCTCGAACTACTGGAAGGGAAATCGTTACAGCAACGAAAAGTTGAAGAGCTTACTGCAGTGGAAACCAAAGGTGGGATTCAAGGAAGCTGCAATGCGCTACTGTGAATACCAGAAAGCGTGTGCTGTAAGGAAATGA
- a CDS encoding glycosyltransferase family 2 protein, translating to MSVGRDHINVCICTFKRPELLRRLLIELSHQRTDGLFGYSIIVADNDQEKSALPVIESFRQASDIDIRYCVEPEQNIARARNRAVECAEGNLIACIDDDEFPVQTWLFELFQAYCTFKADGILGPVLPLYETKPPKWIIKGKFHERPLHATGTELPWTLTRTGNVLFKRDLFDGKKNMFDPGFGSGGEDRDFFRRMIGQGRKFVWCAEAPVYETVPPERFKRSFLLRRALLRGKIAYNQNLVAYIKSLIIIPVYTVLLPFLFLIRHHIFMKYLIKYFDHIGRLLTLFGIDVVKQKYIVK from the coding sequence ATGTCTGTAGGACGTGATCACATCAACGTCTGTATATGCACTTTCAAGAGGCCGGAACTCCTGCGGCGGTTGCTGATTGAATTGAGCCATCAACGCACCGATGGGCTATTTGGTTATTCGATCATTGTTGCAGACAACGATCAGGAAAAATCGGCATTGCCAGTCATAGAGTCATTCCGCCAGGCATCCGACATAGACATACGATATTGCGTCGAACCGGAGCAGAACATTGCCCGTGCTCGAAATAGGGCAGTTGAGTGTGCTGAAGGAAACCTCATAGCCTGCATTGACGATGATGAGTTCCCTGTGCAAACCTGGTTGTTTGAACTATTTCAGGCTTACTGTACATTTAAGGCAGATGGAATACTTGGTCCTGTTTTACCTTTATATGAAACAAAACCTCCCAAGTGGATAATAAAAGGCAAATTTCATGAAAGACCATTGCATGCAACGGGGACTGAACTCCCATGGACTTTGACACGGACTGGAAATGTTCTGTTTAAAAGGGATTTATTTGACGGGAAGAAAAATATGTTTGATCCGGGTTTCGGCAGCGGTGGTGAAGATAGAGATTTCTTCAGAAGGATGATAGGTCAGGGCCGCAAATTTGTTTGGTGCGCAGAAGCTCCTGTTTATGAAACCGTACCTCCAGAACGGTTCAAAAGGTCCTTTTTGCTGAGGAGGGCCTTGTTGCGGGGTAAGATCGCCTACAATCAAAATCTTGTTGCATACATCAAGTCGCTCATCATTATTCCGGTTTATACAGTGTTGCTGCCTTTTCTTTTCTTAATACGCCATCACATATTTATGAAGTACCTGATCAAGTATTTCGATCATATTGGCAGATTGCTAACGCTATTCGGTATTGATGTTGTGAAACAAAAATACATCGTTAAATAA